A stretch of Oryza brachyantha chromosome 4, ObraRS2, whole genome shotgun sequence DNA encodes these proteins:
- the LOC102715569 gene encoding protein ALTERED XYLOGLUCAN 4-like: MTQYSLMLMVMGKGKSSSQSLHGPNYTQNASEAFPCGRKTIAMMLLSLLLVLVLSAYYPEQIFWYSPMPKHIYHQTAINRPDDNAEDCNLFNGTWVRDFGGPIYTNTTCPTIPESKNCGKGKALAFAGDSIARNQMESLLCLLSQVEAPIRVSSDTKDKFVTWHFQSYNFTLMALWSKFIVKDSERQINGTALGEHDIHLDKLDPILAANLHRINILVISTSRWFFRKNYLYEGEKLIGCIYCSEDNITRFSVPMAIQRAFRTALNSLKDCQECTLQLTVVRTTTSAHFENGLWNTGGSCNRTEPLREEAMVDETDWAIRNVQVEEADRTQKNRRKGGVKIDIIDITKAMSMRPDAHPDIHWNNQWVNGYSDCSHWCLPGPIDMWNELLLAVLDKYKNSLED; this comes from the exons ATGACGCAGTATAGCCTTATGCTCATGGTCATGGGTAAGGGTAAATCTTCATCTCAGAGTCTCCATGGCCCAAATTACACTCAAAATGCTAGCGAAGCATTTCCCTGTGGAAGGAAAACAATAGCAATGATGCTGCTCTCACTGCTACTTGTGCTTGTTCTTTCAGCATATTATCCTGAGCAGATTTTCTGGTACTCTCCAATGCCAAAACACATCTATCATCAGACGGCCATCAACC GTCCTGACGACAATGCAGAAGACTGCAATCTGTTCAATGGAACATGGGTTAGGGATTTTGGAGGGCCGATTTACACTAACACAACCTGCCCAACGATACCAGAGTCAAAGAACTGTGGAAA GGGGAAGGCATTGGCTTTTGCTGGGGATTCAATTGCACGGAACCAGATGGAATCGCTGCTTTGTTTACTGTCTCAG GTAGAAGCTCCAATCAGAGTTAGTAGTGACACCAAAGATAAATTTGTCACCTGGCACTTCCAGTCATATAACTTTACTCTCATGGCACTGTGGAGCAAATTCATAGTAAAAGATTCGGAAAGGCAAATCAATGGCACAGCATTGGGAGAGCACGACATACACTTGGATAAACTTGATCCAATTTTAGCTGCAAACTTACACCGGatcaatattttagtcatATCCACCTCGCGTTGGTTCTTCAGAAAAAATTACCTATATGAAGGTGAGAAACTCATTGGATGCATATATTGTTCTGAGGATAACATCACAAGATTCAGCGTCCCTATGGCTATTCAGAGGGCCTTTCGAACAGCTCTAAATAGCTTGAAAGACTGCCAGGAGTGCACGCTGCAACTGACAGTGGTAAGAACAACAACATCAGCACACTTTGAAAATGGTTTGTGGAATACTGGAGGATCTTGCAATAGAACTGAACCACTGAGAGAGGAAGCAATGGTTGATGAAACTGATTGGGCAATAAGAAATGTACAGGTTGAGGAAGCTGATAGAACACAAAAGAACAGAAGAAAGGGAGGGGTCAAAATAGATATTATAGATATAACCAAAGCTATGTCAATGAGACCTGATGCACACCCAGATATCCATTGGAATAACCAGTGGGTGAATGGTTACAGTGACTGTTCGCATTGGTGTCTGCCGGGACCAATTGATATGTGGAACGAGCTATTGCTTGCTGTGCTTGACAAATATAAGAACAGCTTGGaagattaa